In Plasmodium chabaudi chabaudi strain AS genome assembly, chromosome: 9, the following proteins share a genomic window:
- a CDS encoding reticulocyte binding protein, putative produces the protein MKKFIYITTTYIVLFTSLEVTYGKRIETEKKNHDTQLNNFYLYHNLEGVNLNDSKYSNEKQYNNKNNAINDKKFIQPHSITYFGNQKDTINDEITIYNDHTNKNDFDTFKSFNNDNEKENRKETIVKSSFIQKFIAPSFDHSLYDIIDIIYGTSYTNENLEFFYVKLQMCYELRAIDNAGYYSSQDALNIALNKLIKIEDDVITVKKDCESRRANVIDEMVNFQNPIYEFYKESIHAYYNSYEFAKRDYVNCMLPRFKNLETRLDGILSSLKPEFDYVFYYSYWDIDAAYKKHAIDTKQLIDAQMNTLKKYKMHNDKETVPHIKSLIKILESEGENERLKSKLFFLEKQFEDVIYKSSMYREKCMSSSLLMKDYLKDSEISPYYYELLDKIKLIITARGSFVYNLKNMKSLDVVYNYQKEVLKRFIKTLGKLLIEKPDPNNNQIFKDDFDEFDNSKPTLNLTTLETKFFEIFKQKWDSYDNKKALDKNGSQDNNVSLILQRMKEFKDLIDSMEVYKTKDVAPKEQILSEIDKNLNKNLDKKGYKEIENGLKASYKLAKDWKKLKHEIKTKLEEYNEKGIKLEKEINDLFNKYLEQNGETVYLNTLKFELKEKIKNIYDKNEYVKKAIDLKKVVENNNAYIDELAKISPYQVTEYVKNKDKIYNTIKSELSKIYQGDLDALYNALSSIVKENAIDNTEDKAKLEDLKSKIHKEYNKIENMKTEAVKLNLSTIENNKNELLSTIVEMKKHIYEELNNELNKKLENFKNKEKQLSSNINDYSNYKDELNKYKSKISEIKNHYNDQSNIDNIKEGEAKQNYEKSKEYIKTISVKEDEIFKTINEMKHMKDDILNKVNVFVNLESNHKEKINSEHESFDKLVNKIKNEISDGQLNDYEKKFNDSKSLINETSKSIEEEYQNINTLKKVNGYLKICKNTEESIKKFRNKQNKLNEILNKNIDVIKNSNLIEKSYTDKFDNTLTDKKRELEKTFTDLSLSNYETSNNELIKYFNDLKENLGTSKGNILYQQLAEKEKATNDIEQKNVNANKNVSNIEIVIHTSIYNINDAIEKLIGKNIELLNKEILKEAQISITNLNEIKEKLKRYNFDDLWKDINIKDNNEITNFQNDMMTLDKNINQNIDKLEDIKKQSEKHADETKSQIGDLEDVINNILFNDDVKKIENKLENLVTKIDKKKNIYNNMRKLLNEVVGIKSNTSSLENIQNINLSYEKSINKLFLDQIDKEKEKSENMIKSIEKYKKDFDDIKDKQIPPEALTLNNQYSKLKEFRTTIQDNEKYFSGIREKALKLIKVNFEASNINEIKKTLQIYLLEAQKHNSDINLYLNEITNLYNIFKLNNIQNIIDEVKEFTKKIEEYNKNVKSELDKSKKLIETVKEKSHLEKCKPKTGSTIDDKDVDECLKKITESKNYILSEESNSNTYFKNAKEYNENVSLLFKNIEMANNKAQHILKTKKESGTSDKDDNINELTANMDKSKNYKDESDKNAKQAEENKNQFEQYKKDVTELLNKYSELATKNNVTQTKKDSNIIINEIKALQKQISLQAEASEQKINTIKKEKFSIEDDIANNNKSNKAAIGIQTSLENLENKLLKITNIKKKINNCLTETESIEKKISSFSINSQDTELSSLQTILESLKDQKKNIDGQKKELDNLDSEIKSIENDVDQHKKNYEIGILEKIKETAITNKGEFESSKTSIEATIKNIISSFNTNDLEGINANENLEKYNTEMNNIYNEFINSYNLIIKYSETVSKEPIRYDQIKSTRANAQIEIVKNIESKKKAKSYFDEIKVKEVDRIITHFKSKLDNVNDKFTKEYSNINKGFEDISKSIENVKNSTDENSLFDILKQTKDAYMGMIGKTYYNYKYEAESIFKNMVKLAYFLNIQIQNNSGINLFDNVNIAILSNLNSGTKDTLKFIPSPQNEPEIYTKIRNSYDTLLDIFKKSQDTHKKEQDTLNIMTKNQHLYERIHASNELKGALSDKKYKKEKILNDVKLVLHKFDELNQLTCDSQNYDTILELSNQNQIKTKIDNYEQEKRKFTMDFNVTIMEEKLDNIIKSIEKFENNHDSSEKKDPNIQSNGQLNEMTELFNTEIKIIENKIIEKNSLIDKLTKMRKECLLFSYTTLVETFKSKLSNYSEFITSATKFSKEYLEYINNSTDSLNDDIDALQTKYNLNQTKKHMVSNVTNITNDKNNLIEKEKEATQTINNLTKLFTIDFQNADANMLYNNKLQMTYFYSQLQKSIESIKQLYRKIHAFKLSNIYLINEKYSDISKQFDNILQLQKNKLTENLNNLKEIEQYVSDKKRNFLHTVNENTNYNFNALKEIYDNIISRENKAHDIEDANNKENENIMLYTDTITKLTEKIENILNFVTTYENDNNIIKQHIQDNDENDVSKIKEILKSTIQSFQQNQNKINEIKTQFYGNSNINSIIITISQNANDVKTLFSKDLAIRNGLIQIQNRLENIKNAVHENRSEQIAKYVNTIRNYAEHQFKKIRNNPNKDEIRNTMENIRNYNKKSEVKLQQISNYKNELALIIPEITNLVALIKSKYGNNNNISYTVAIKHEENAQNILNDLNKSQSILSQSINQNKKSIEDLGYRRHGIHNNNNLHTINKHQEISQIKYPKNTYHNNNDNPKYKNYNHSNSDKKGSSKTKSSGDSVRYAGAIAFGLVACYAITNFKKTDDANEADLDNNDFYNEAEAKYFERDDEVIEINMNEGL, from the exons atgaaaaaatttatttatattacaaCTACTTATATTGTTCTGTTTACTTCATTAG AGGTAACTTATGGGAAAAGAATTGAGACGGAAAAAAAGAACCATGATACACAgttaaacaatttttatttatatcataatttaGAAGGAGTGAATCTTAATGattcaaaatattcaaatgaaaaacaatataataataaaaataatgccattaatgataaaaaatttatacaaCCCCATTCCATTACCTACTTTGGAAATCAAAAAGACACaataaatgatgaaatCACAATATACAATGACCACACAAATAAAAACGACTTTGATACTTTTAAAAGTTTTAATAATGACAacgaaaaagaaaatagaAAAGAAACTATAGTTAAAAGTTCTTTTATCCAAAAATTCATTGCGCCATCATTCGATCATTCTCTATATGACATAAtagatattatatatggtACATCATATACCAACGAAAATttagaatttttttatgtgaaATTACAAATGTGTTACGAGCTTCGAGCCATAGACAATGCTGGTTATTATAGTTCACAAGATGCATTAAATATCGCATTGAATAAActcataaaaatagaagATGATGTAATAACAGTAAAAAAAGATTGTGAGTCTCGAAGAGCCAATGTAATAGATGAAATGGTCAATTTTCAAAATCCTATTTATGAATTTTATAAGGAATCCATACATGCCtattataattcatatGAATTTGCCAAAAGAGACTATGTGAATTGCATGCTTCCACGATTTAAAAATCTAGAAACCAGATTAGATGGCATTCTTTCATCGTTGAAACCCGAATTTgattatgtattttattatagttATTGGGATATAGATGCCgcttataaaaaacatgcTATTGATACAAAACAACTTATAGACGCTCAAATGaatactttaaaaaaatataagatgCACAATGATAAAGAAACTGTTCCACATATAAAatcattaattaaaattttagaGTCTGAGGGGGAAAATGAACGTCTTAAAAgtaaactattttttttagaaaagCAGTTTGAAGATGTTATATACAAATCGAGTATGTACCGGGAAAAGTGTATGTCGTCTAGTTTATTGATGAAAGATTATCTAAAAGATAGTGAAATTTCACCTTATTACTATGAATTATTAGACAAGATTAAACTGATAATAACAGCTCGAGGCTCTTtcgtttataatttaaagaaCATGAAGTCCTTGGATGtagtatataattatcaaaaagAAGTATTAAAACGTTTTATTAAAACGTTAGGAAAGCTATTAATAGAGAAACCTGATCCAAATAACAatcaaatatttaaagatGATTTTGATGAATTTGATAATTCAAAACCCACATTGAATTTAACAACATTagaaacaaaattttttgaaatatttaaacaGAAATGGGATTCTTacgataataaaaaagccCTTGACAAAAATGGTAGCCAAGATAACAATGTAAGCTTAATTTTACAGCGCATGAAAGAATTCAAAGACTTAATTGATTCTATGGAAGTTTACAAAACAAAGGACGTTGCGCCAAAAGAGCAAATTCTTTCtgaaattgataaaaatttaaataaaaatttagataaaaaaggttataaagaaatagaaaatgGATTGAAGGCGTCTTATAAATTAGCAAAAGattggaaaaaattaaaacacgaaataaaaacaaaattagaGGAATACAACGAAAAAGGTATTAAATtggaaaaagaaattaacgatttatttaacaaatatttGGAACAAAATGGTGAAACCGTATATCTAAACACGTTAAAATTcgaattaaaagaaaaaattaaaaatatatatgacaaaaatgaatatgttaaaaaagCAATTGACTTAAAGAAGGTGGTAGAAAATAACAATGCATACATTGATGAATTAGCTAAAATATCACCATATCAAGTTACGGAATATGTAAAGAATAAAGATaagatatataatacaataaaatcAGAATTATCTAAAATTTATCAAGGAGATCTCGATGCACTTTACAATGCATTATCTTCTATAGTTAAAGAAAATGCCATTGATAATACAGAAGACAAAGCGAAACTTGAAGAtttaaaatcaaaaatacataaagagtataataaaattgaaaacaTGAAAACTGAAGCagttaaattaaatttaagtACCATcgaaaataacaaaaatgaacTTTTGAGTACTATTgtggaaatgaaaaaacatatatatgaggAACTTAACAATGagctaaataaaaaattagaaaattttaaaaataaagaaaagcAATTGTCaagtaatataaatgattattCTAATTACAAAGacgaattaaataaatataaatctaAAATTTCAGAAATCAAAAATCACTATAACGATCAAAGTAATATAGACAATATAAAGGAAGGAGAAGCAAAACAAAACTATGAAAAATCCAAAGAATACATCAAGACAATATCTGTCAAAGAAGACGAAATATTCAAAACCataaatgaaatgaaaCATATGAAAGATGACATCTTAAATAAAGTGAATGTATTTGTGAATTTAGAAAGTAATCATAAAGAAAAGATTAACTCAGAGCACGAATCATTTGATAAATtggtaaataaaataaaaaatgaaatttcaGATGGCCAGTTGAAtgattatgaaaaaaaatttaatgataGTAAATCTTTAATTAATGAAACAAGCAAATCCATTGAAGAGGAATACCAAAACATTAATACTCTTAAGAAGGTAAATgggtatttaaaaatatgtaaaaacaCGGAAgaatcaataaaaaaattccgtaataagcaaaataaattaaatgaaatattaaataaaaatattgatgtcataaaaaatagtaatttAATAGAAAAATCGTATACAGACAAATTTGATAATACACTAACAGATAAAAAGAGagaattagaaaaaacaTTCACAGATTTGTCTTTAAGTAATTACGAAACGAGTAACAATgaattgataaaatattttaatgatttaaaagaaaatttagGAACCTCTAAAGGAAACATCCTATATCAACAACTCgctgaaaaagaaaaggcTACTAATGATATCGagcaaaaaaatgttaatgcaaataaaaatgtttcaaACATCGAAATAGTAATTCATACAtcaatttataatattaatgatgcgatagaaaaattaattggaaaaaatatcgaACTtctaaataaagaaatactTAAGGAGGCACAAATCAGTATAACCAATTTGAATGaaataaaggaaaaattaaaacgttataattttgatgatTTGTGGAAAGATATCAATATAAAGGATAACAATGAAATTAccaattttcaaaatgaCATGATGACCTtagacaaaaatataaatcaaaaCATAGATAAATTAgaggatataaaaaaacaatcaGAAAAGCATGCTGATGAAACAAAATCACAAATAGGCGATTTAGAAGatgtaataaataacatCCTATTTAACGATGATGTTAAGAAAATTGAAAACAAATTAGAAAATCTAGTAACAAaaatagataaaaaaaaaaatatatacaataatatgagaaaattattaaatgaagTAGTGGGAATAAAAAGCAATACATCTTCATTGGAAaacatacaaaatataaatttgtcatacgaaaaaagtataaataaattatttttggatcaaattgataaagaaaaggaaaagtctgaaaatatgataaaatcaatagaaaaatacaaaaaagatTTTGATGATATAAAAGATAAGCAAATACCACCGGAAGCACTAACGCTTAATAATCAATATTCCAAACTCAAAGAATTCCGCACTACTATTCaggataatgaaaaatactTTTCCGGTATTCGTGAAAAAGCTTTAAAACtaataaaagtaaattTTGAGGcatcaaatataaatgagaTTAAAAAAACGCTGCAGATATATCTTTTAGAAGCCCAAAAACATAATAGTGACATAaatctttatttaaatgaaattaccaatctatataatatttttaagttaaataatattcaaaatattattgatgAAGTAAAAGaatttactaaaaaaattgaagaatataataaaaatgtaaaatcgGAATTagataaatcaaaaaaattaattgaaACCGTCAAAGAAAAGTCGCATTTAGAAAAATGTAAACCGAAAACAGGGTCAACTATAGATGATAAAGATGTTGATGAATGCTTAAAGAAAATTACAgaatcaaaaaattatattttaagtgAAGAATCTAACAGCAACacctattttaaaaatgctaaagagtataatgaaaatgtatcactactttttaaaaatatagaaatggCAAACAACAAAGCTCAACATATATTGAAAactaaaaaagaaagtgGCACTAGTGATAAggatgataatataaatgaattgACGGCAAACATGGATAAatctaaaaattataaagacGAGTCtgataaaaatgcaaaGCAAGCGGAAGAGAATAAGAATCAGTTtgaacaatataaaaaagatgtTACTGaacttttaaataaatattctgAATTAgcaacaaaaaataatgttacACAAACAAAGAAAGACtcgaatattataattaatgaaataaaagcgttacaaaaacaaattagCCTTCAAGCAGAAGCATCGGagcaaaaaattaacacaataaaaaaagaaaaatttagTATTGAAGACGACATTgctaataataacaaatcCAATAAAGCAGCTATAGGTATTCAAACTTCTTTGGAAAAtcttgaaaataaattattaaaaataaccaatataaaaaaaaaaataaacaattgTTTAACAGAAACAGAAAGCATAGAGAAAAAGATATCAAGTTTTTCCATAAATAGTCAAGATACAGAATTAAGTAGCCTTCAGACAATTTTGGAATCTCTCAAagaccaaaaaaaaaatattgacggtcaaaaaaaagaattagaTAATCTTGATTCTGAAATTAAAAGTATAGAAAATGATGTTGATCAACATAAGAAAAACTACGAAATTGGAATTctcgaaaaaataaaagaaactGCCATTACAAATAAAGGGGAATTCGAATCATCAAAAACCTCAATAGAAgcaacaataaaaaatataatatcgTCTTTTAATACAAATGATTTAGAAGGTATTAACGCTAATGAAAActtggaaaaatataatactgaaatgaataatatatataacgaATTTATTAACTCATACAatctaataataaaatattcagaAACTGTTTCAAAAGAACCCATAAGATATGATCAAATTAAAAGTACAAGAGCCAATGCGCAAATTGAAAtcgtaaaaaatatagaaagcAAAAAGAAAGCTAAGTCCTACTTCgatgaaataaaagtaaaagaaGTTGATAGAATAATTACTCATTTTAAAAGCAAATTAGATAATGTGAATgataaatttacaaaagaatattcaaatattaacaaaGGTTTCGAAGATATTTCAAAATCTATTGAAAATGTCAAAAACTCAACCGATgaaaattcattatttgatataCTAAAGCAAACCAAAGATGCGTATATGGGCATGATTGGcaaaacatattataactataaatatgaagcagaaagtatatttaaaaatatggtcAAAttagcatattttttaaatattcaaatacaaaataattcaggcataaatttatttgacAATGTTAATATAGCTATATTATCTAACTTAAATTCGGGAACAAAAGAcacattaaaatttattccaTCTCCACAAAATGAACCGGAAATATATACGAAAATACGCAATTCTTATGATACTCTTCtcgatatatttaaaaaaagtcaAGATACACATAAAAAGGAGCAAGAtactttaaatataatgaccAAAAACCAACATCTATATGAAAGAATACATGCATCCAATGAATTAAAAGGTGCATTaagtgataaaaaatataaaaaagaaaaaatattaaacgATGTTAAACTAGTTTTACATAAATTTGATGAATTAAATCAATTAACATGTGATTCTCAAAATTATGATACTATTTTAGAATTATCAAATCagaatcaaataaaaaccAAAATTGACAATTATGAgcaagaaaaaagaaaatttacaATGGATTTTAATGTAACGATTATGGAAGAAAAATTGGATAACATCATTAAATCTATAGAAAAATTCGAAAATAACCATGATTcttcagaaaaaaaagacccTAATATACAATCTAATGGCCAATTAAACGAAATGactgaattatttaatacgGAGATAAAAATCATTGAGAACAAAAtaatcgaaaaaaatagtttaatTGATAAACTAACAAAAATGAGAAAGGAATGCCtacttttttcatatacaACATTGGTCGAGACTTTTAAAAGTAAATTAAGTAATTACTCGGAATTTATAACATCTGCAactaaattttcaaaagaatatttagaatatattaataatagtaCCGATTCTTTAAATGATGACATCGATGCAttacaaacaaaatataatttgaatCAAACAAAGAAACATATGGTAAGTAATGTTACCAATATTAcgaatgataaaaataacttaatagaaaaagaaaaagaagcTACTCAgacaattaataatttgacCAAGTTATTTACAATAGATTTCCAAAATGCTGATGCCAATATGTTATACAATAATAAGCTACAAATGACTTATTTCTATTCCCAACTTCAAAAGTCAATTGAATCCATAAAGCAATTGTATAGAAAAATACACGCCTTTAAActatcaaatatatatcttattaatgaaaaatattccgATATATCCAAacaatttgataatattttacagttacagaaaaataaattaacagaaaatttaaataatttaaaggAAATTGAACAATATGTTtctgataaaaaaagaaatttcCTTCATACagtaaatgaaaatacaaattacAATTTCAATGCGcttaaagaaatatatgataatatcATTAGTCGTGAAAACAAAGCCCATGATATTGAAGAtgctaataataaagaaaatgaaaatataatgctaTACACAGATACAATTACCAAATTAAcagaaaaaatagaaaatatcttaaattttgttacaacttatgaaaatgataataatataatcaaGCAACATATTCAAGacaatgatgaaaatgatgtatcaaaaattaaagaaattttaaaaagcaCAATACAATCATTTCAgcaaaatcaaaataaaataaatgaaatcaAAACTCAATTTTATGGTAATAGcaatataaatagtatTATAATTACCATATCACAAAATGCAAATGATGTAAAAACCCTATTTTCTAAGGATTTAGCTATAAGGAATGGGCTCATTCAAATACAAAATCGcttagaaaatattaaaaatgctGTTCATGAAAACAGAAGCGAACAAATAGCCAAATATGTCAATACTATACGCAATTATGCTGAACaccaatttaaaaaaattaggaATAATCCAAATAAAGACGAAATAAGGAATACAATGGAAAATATAcgaaattataataaaaaatccgAAGTAAAATTACAACAAatttcaaattataaaaacgaGTTAGCATTAATAATCCCAGAGATTACTAACCTTGTTGCTTTAATTAAATCTAAGTAtggcaataataataatatctcATATACAGTTGCCATTAAGCATGAAGAAAATGCCCAAAACATACTtaatgatttaaataaaagtcAAAGTATCCTGAGCCAGtcaataaatcaaaataaaaagagtATAGAAGATTTAGGATATAGAAGACATGGTATTCACAATAACAACAATTTACATACCATTAATAAGCACCAAGAAATATcgcaaataaaatatcctAAGAATACATaccataataataatgataatccgaaatataaaaattataatcacTCAAATTCAGATAAAAAAGGTTCCTCCAAAACAAAAAGTTCAGGAGATTCTGTTAGATATGCAGGAGCAATTGCATTTGGTTTAGTAGCGTGCTATGCAATTACAAACTTCAAAAAAACAGA